The following coding sequences lie in one Apium graveolens cultivar Ventura chromosome 3, ASM990537v1, whole genome shotgun sequence genomic window:
- the LOC141714082 gene encoding uncharacterized protein LOC141714082, with translation MTSDRSWMNRRFDARKNITEEYKIGVDGFIKFAVANTDDSKGRIRCPCNECGNFYIKNPDDVILHLYRHGIMPAYTTWNFHEKSVRSRVDTGTSSMNIDNTHDDFYDAREMLGDFAEANNNFENMDEEPNATAKSFYRMLDRASEPLYPNCTSFTTLSFVSKLLKFKHRHGCSNKGFDELLELIGSVLPEDHKLPLRYYDVKKLVSGLSMGYEKIDACVNDCILFYKENSEKTHCDICDEDRYKMQKDSMKKLIPKKILRYFPLTLRLQRLFMSDKTAKCMTWHHVRAAVEGQLSHPADGDEWKQFNHRFPRFANEIRNIRIGLASDGFDPFRDAHAREYTVWPVIVVVYNLPPSICTKAPYMFMPLLIPGPNDQTKDFHVYLRPLVDELKMLWCTGVETYDRVSRSNFTMKVALMWTINDFPALGMLSGWSTKGKLACPVCMGLVKAKQLKHGGKSTFYGSWAKILCEQIQFPPPGKTIRQKPRDYGVTHNWTHCSPFFELPYWETPSLRHNIDIMHTEKNVFDNIFYTMLGDKKKTKDNSNARNDCKELGVHRELWIRDDGTMPTAPFVLGREQINKLFN, from the exons ATGACATCGGATCGTAGTTGGATGAATCGTCGATTTGATGCAAGGAAAAATATAACGGAAGAGTATAAAATTGGTGTTGATGGTTTCATTAAATTTGCCGTTGCAAATACGGATGATTCAAAGGGGAGAATAAGATGTCCATGTAATGAATGTggaaatttttatataaaaaatccCGATGATGTAATATTACATTTATATCGACATGGCATCATGCCCGCATATACAACATGGAATTTTCATGAGAAGAGTGTTAGATCGCGGGTTGACACTGGGACGAGTTCTATGAATATTGATAACACGCATGATGATTTTTATGATGCACGTGAAATGCTTGGAGATTTTGCCGAGGcaaataataattttgaaaatatggaTGAAGAGCCGAATGCAACAGCAAAAAGTTTTTATAGGATGCTTGATAGGGCTTCTGAACCACTTTATCCTAATTGTACAAGTTTCACAACATTATCATTTGTGAGTAAGCTACTTAAGTTCAAACACAGACATGGTTGTAGTAATAAGGGATTTGATGAGCTACTTGAACTCATTGGATCGGTGTTGCCTGAAGATCACAAGTTGCCCCTGAGATATTATGATGTGAAAAAGTTAGTAAGTGGGTTGAGCATGGGATATGAAAAAATTGATGCTTGCGTGAATGATTGCATATTATTTTACAAAGAAAATAGTGAGAAAACACATTGTGACATATGTGATGAAGATCGATACAAGATGCAGAAGGATTCTATGAAAAAGTTGATTCCGAAGAAGATTTTGAGATACTTTCCACTTACATTGAGACTACAACGATTATTCATGTCCGACAAGACTGCCAAATGTATGACATGGCATCATGTTAGAGCTGCCGTTGAGGGTCAATTAAGTCAtccagctgatggagatgaatggaaaCAATTCAATCATAGATTTCCTCGATTTGCAAATGAAATACGGAATATCCGAATAGGTCTTGCTAGTGATGGATTTGATCCCTTTCGAGATGCACATGCAAGGGAATATACAGTGTGGCCTGTGATTGTTGTTGTTTACAATCTTCCACCATCGATATGCACAAAAGCTCCATACATGTTTATGCCTCTTCTCATTCCCGGGCCAAATGATCAGACAAAAGACTTTCATGTTTATCTTCGACCACTAGTTGATGAATTGAAGATGTTGTGGTGTACCGGGGTGGAAACATATGATAGAGTATCACGCTCAAATTTCACAATGAAAGTAGCATTGATGTGGACAATAAATGACTTTCCAGCACTTGGTATGCTTAGTGGATGGTCGACTAAGGGAAAATTGGCATGTCCAGTATGTATGGGATTGGTAAAGGCAAAGCAACTCAAGCATGGTGGTAAATCGACTTTCTACG GATCATGGGCAAAGATACTTTGTGAGCAGATACAGTTTCCTCCTCCAGGAAAAACTATTAGGCAAAAGCCGAGGGATTATGGCGTGACACATAATTGGACACACTGTTCTCCATTTTTTGAGCTACCATATTGGGAGACACCGAGTCTTCGTCACAATATTGATATTATGCATACGGAGAAAAATGTCTTTGATAACATATTCTACACAATGCTTGGTGATAAGAAAAAAACCAAAGACAACTCAAATGCAAGAAATGATTGTAAGGAGTTAGGTGTACACCGTGAGTTGTGGATTCGAGATGATGGCACGATGCCAACTGCGCCATTTGTGCTTGGGAGAGAGCAAATTAATAAGCTATTCAATTAA